The proteins below are encoded in one region of Apium graveolens cultivar Ventura chromosome 4, ASM990537v1, whole genome shotgun sequence:
- the LOC141720763 gene encoding uncharacterized protein LOC141720763, with protein sequence MGKDWLSNWVGGRGGSGGSSSSGRSRKKGGNNTFYCSSGGDSGSVVSNGTTTTSSTSTPPGCINAVIQLFDFHPFHFSSHLHHHSHDHDSTTDVPVKGAEAPRNSLDLLDGTNFTEAATLSSSNLKKDENLHIEKDMKIKTNGHTRSSLRLDDKSTFSSNSPGGTKTPTLVARLMGLDLLPDSSSPRVSSSSSTINQSSSSPHPLQNLALNRRKSTSSFTNANDFTSHSLPVTPRTSSSSSARRSDIDQRFSLQTNKENNDVGNCQEIEFSKFLKSKISAARMHEDGNTSPGHYAKQIVKQFKESVSRRVGKDITNTVKNQDYQRRDQNVVLLKPKKPSNLGTTGSETTSKSPRLRLLETKSKPVTTKNHQDIEHSPKLLPSQLSSDKQSKCEATSLRPKPQKAGVSPRESNLKQKNSLVKSKLVIHVDEKMRCSSKFKKPPQTLDLMRNKQEEPFVRSAALTNGRASQISDNKCKRTPLPTLLSLKNKEMKRQKQLCDSEASDPPSPSKKNTQMLSCNLSQSYKQDDQNSLLGAEQLTDYISRILSCTGIFHQTPVSIFTFDSPSHPLHPSIFLKLPKLPNGKLIFELADQLLAGILQPRLGYNSSFTPRRSYMFGQQLKCYTQCTKLEHQNVMEKVPTYGEQLLDILCNEIKNFRAVNCLVLEDIDALIDKDLPPKFLECEEEVEGIVMEIEGYILERLMHETVGLA encoded by the exons ATGGGCAAGGATTGGTTGTCTAACTGGGTTGGTGGTCGCGGTGGCAGTGGTGGTAGTAGTAGCAGCGGTAGATCGAGAAAGAAAGGAGGAAACAACACATTCTATTGTTCATCAGGAGGTGACAGTGGAAGTGTTGTTAGTAATGGTACTACTACTACTAGTAGTACTAGTACACCTCCTGGTTGCATCAATGCTGTCATTCAACTCTTTGATTTTCATCCTTTTCATTTTTCCAGTCATTTACATCATCACTCTCATGACCATGATTCGACTACCGATGTTCCTGTCAAAG GAGCAGAAGCTCCAAGAAACAGTCTGGACTTACTTGATGGGACCAACTTCACGGAAGCTGCTACACTATCATCATCAAACCTGAAAAAAGATGAAAATTTACATATCGAG AAGGATATGAAGATCAAAACAAATGGTCATACAAGATCATCACTGAGACTAGACGATAAATCAACGTTTAGCAGCAATTCACCAGGGGGGACCAAGACTCCAACTTTGGTAGCTAGACTAATgggtctggatcttcttcctgATAGCTCCTCTCCTCGTGTTTCTTCTTCATCGTCTACGATTAATCAGTCTTCATCTAGTCCTCATCCACTACAAAATCTCGCATTGAACAGAAGGAAATCTACCTCTTCTTTTACAAATGCTAATGATTTTACTAGCCATTCTTTGCCAGTAACACCAAGAACATCATCATCGTCATCAGCAAGAAGATCAGACATTGATCAAAGGTTTTCCCTTCAAACCAACAAAGAAAACAATGATGTTGGTAATTGTCAAGAAATCGAGTTCtcaaaatttttgaaatcaaAGATCAGTGCAGCAAGAATGCATGAAGACGGGAATACGAGCCCCGGACACTATGCAAAACAAATAGTGAAACAATTCAAAGAAAGTGTTAGCAGGCGAGTTGGTAAGGACATTACCAACACTGTCAAAAATCAAGATTATCAGAGAAGAGATCAAAATGTTGTTCTTCTAAAACCAAAGAAGCCATCTAATCTTGGTACTACTGGATCTGAAACTACGAGTAAATCTCCGAGGCTGAGGTTGTTGGAGACAAAGAGCAAGCCAGTTACAACAAAAAATCACCAAGATATTGAGCACTCCCCAAAGCTTCTGCCATCGCAATTAAGTTCGGATAAACAATCTAAATGTGAAGCAACATCTTTGAGACCTAAGCCGCAAAAGGCTGGCGTATCACCGAGGGAAAGTAATCTGAAGCAAAAGAATTCCCTTGTAAAGTCCAAACTGGTTATTCACGTTGATGAGAAAATGAGATGCAGTTCAAAATTTAAAAAGCCACCACAAACACTGGATCTGATGAGGAACAAACAAGAAGAGCCCTTTGTAAGGTCAGCAGCATTAACAAATGGCAGAGCATCCCAAATTTCAGACAATAAATGCAAGAGAACTCCACTTCCAACTCTtctttcactcaaaaacaag GAGATGAAAAGGCAAAAGCAGTTATGTGATTCTGAAGCATCTGATCCTCCTTCTCCATCAAAAAAGAATACGCAGATGCTATCTTGTAACTTGAGCCAATCGTACAAACAAGATGACCAAAACAGTTTGCTGGGAGCAGAACAGCTAACTGACTACATTTCAAGAATATTAAGTTGTACGGGAATTTTTCATCAAACTCCAGTTTCAATCTTCACATTTGACTCTCCTTCACACCCTCTTCATCCATCTATATTTCTTAAATTGCCTAAGCTACCTAACGGCAAGCTCATTTTCGAGCTAGCTGATCAGCTTTTGGCCGGAATCTTGCAACCCCGTCTTGGTTACAATAGCAGCTTCACTCCCAGGAGAAGTTATATGTTTGGACAGCAATTGAAATGTTATACTCAGTGCACAAAACTGGAGCATCAAAACGTCATGGAAAAGGTGCCCACGTACGGGGAGCAATTGTTAGACATATTGTGCAACGAAATAAAGAATTTTCGGGCGGTGAATTGTTTGGTTCTTGAAGACATAGATGCACTGATAGATAAAGATTTACCGCCAAAGTTCTTGGAATGTGAAGAAGAAGTTGAGGGAATAGTAATGGAGATTGAAGGTTACATCTTAGAGAGGCTCATGCATGAAACGGTGGGCCTTGCTTGA